A single region of the Streptomyces sp. ITFR-16 genome encodes:
- a CDS encoding PucR family transcriptional regulator, with protein sequence METQGGITVQRALELPGLRSGLPEVVSGADRLGRTVRWVHAGEVPNIASLLKGGELLLTTGLGLGTRPAEQRAFVRRLADRGIAALVVELGPRFGRLPASIVDAARAAGLPLVQLHREVPFVTVTEEIHTEIVNGHYALLRQAEDVHRRCTEALLGGGGVPQVLGILADFTANPVFLETADGQLLYAAGTEGGPVSADPLQVWDGMRGGRAARESPPAGAVLVDVPGGGPGTGSVRARLVLLAVDAPLMPVHRMAAERAAGILAVVLMQARQEEELAARGRGDFLTDLAEGRITPEDAPAQARVLGFKPGELPLLPVVMRLAPELSPSGNWALLARAVLEELSSVGVPVLLGVRPVEGRVPLLLGLRSESERTAVADRVAAALRAGVARAGLERAGSHPPVVVVGVTGGWAVAGAGLRHAAETATAAQGLDDRPWYDARRLDIDLLLWRLRDHPDLAAFVERAIGPLRDHDRTSRPALLPTLETYLAHAGRKAETARELHLNRQTLYNRLARIGELLGTDLDDPQAVLALSLALRARRHAT encoded by the coding sequence GTGGAGACCCAAGGCGGCATCACCGTGCAGCGAGCGCTGGAGCTGCCGGGGCTGCGCAGCGGACTCCCCGAGGTGGTCTCGGGCGCCGACCGGCTCGGCCGCACCGTGCGCTGGGTGCACGCGGGCGAGGTCCCCAACATCGCGTCGCTGCTCAAGGGCGGCGAGCTGCTGCTCACCACGGGTCTGGGGCTCGGCACCCGCCCGGCCGAGCAGCGGGCCTTCGTCCGCAGGCTCGCCGACCGGGGCATCGCCGCACTCGTGGTGGAGCTGGGTCCGCGCTTCGGCCGGCTGCCCGCCTCGATCGTGGACGCCGCCCGCGCGGCCGGGCTCCCGCTGGTGCAGCTGCACCGGGAGGTGCCGTTCGTGACGGTGACGGAGGAGATCCACACCGAGATCGTCAACGGCCACTACGCGCTGCTGCGGCAGGCCGAGGACGTCCACCGGCGCTGCACGGAGGCGCTGCTCGGCGGTGGCGGGGTGCCCCAGGTCCTCGGCATCCTGGCGGACTTCACGGCCAACCCGGTCTTCCTGGAGACGGCGGACGGCCAGCTGCTGTACGCGGCGGGCACCGAGGGGGGCCCGGTCTCCGCCGATCCGCTCCAGGTGTGGGACGGGATGCGCGGCGGCCGGGCGGCCCGCGAGTCGCCGCCGGCGGGCGCGGTGCTGGTGGATGTGCCGGGCGGCGGCCCCGGGACGGGCTCGGTGCGGGCCCGGCTGGTGCTGCTGGCCGTGGACGCGCCGCTGATGCCGGTGCACCGGATGGCGGCGGAGCGGGCGGCGGGCATTCTCGCCGTCGTGCTGATGCAGGCCCGGCAGGAGGAGGAGCTGGCAGCGCGCGGCCGGGGCGACTTCCTGACGGACCTCGCGGAGGGCCGGATCACCCCCGAGGACGCACCGGCGCAGGCCCGGGTGCTGGGCTTCAAGCCGGGCGAGCTGCCGCTGCTGCCCGTGGTGATGCGGCTGGCCCCGGAGCTGTCCCCGTCAGGCAACTGGGCGCTGCTGGCGCGCGCGGTCCTGGAGGAGCTGTCCTCGGTCGGGGTGCCGGTGCTGCTCGGAGTGCGCCCGGTGGAGGGCCGGGTGCCGCTGCTGCTGGGGCTGCGCTCGGAGTCGGAGCGCACGGCGGTGGCCGACCGGGTCGCCGCCGCGCTGCGCGCCGGGGTGGCGCGGGCCGGTCTGGAGCGGGCCGGCTCCCATCCGCCGGTCGTGGTGGTCGGGGTGACGGGCGGCTGGGCAGTGGCCGGGGCCGGGCTGCGGCATGCGGCGGAGACGGCCACAGCGGCCCAGGGGCTGGACGACCGGCCCTGGTACGACGCCCGGCGGCTGGACATCGACCTGCTGCTGTGGCGGCTGCGGGACCATCCGGACCTGGCGGCGTTCGTGGAGCGGGCGATCGGTCCGCTGCGCGACCACGACCGCACCTCGCGCCCTGCCCTGCTGCCGACGCTGGAGACCTATCTCGCCCATGCGGGCCGCAAGGCGGAGACGGCGCGCGAGCTGCATCTGAACCGTCAGACGCTGTACAACCGGCTGGCCCGCATCGGTGAGCTGCTCGGCACCGACCTGGACGACCCGCAGGCCGTCCTCGCCCTCAGCCTGGCCCTGCGCGCCCGCCGCCACGCCACATGA
- a CDS encoding sulfurtransferase produces MGEEVAPYGDRGGHGAVDAPPGPLVGVDWLAERLGAPGLLVCDASVGAHRGAATRIAGARPFDIDGALSDPASPLPHTMPDAARFTEGMRALGLHDGDTVVVYDAVGIYSSARAWWMLRAMGFDRVAVLDGGLPAWTAAGLPTESGVPAAPPPGGFTAVPRPGMIVGADEVAAALADPAAAVFDARTAERFLGTAPEPRAGLRGGHMPGAVSLPFGELQDGGRMRPPAELRAVFAALAGERERLFFSCGSGVTACVLTLGAALAGYREPAVYDGSWSEWGLPSGGRPVVTGPDTPDPDTL; encoded by the coding sequence ATGGGCGAGGAAGTGGCGCCGTACGGGGACCGGGGCGGCCACGGGGCCGTGGATGCGCCGCCGGGCCCGCTGGTCGGCGTCGACTGGCTCGCGGAGCGGCTGGGTGCGCCGGGACTGCTGGTGTGCGACGCCTCGGTCGGCGCGCACCGGGGCGCCGCGACGCGGATCGCCGGGGCCCGGCCTTTCGACATCGACGGGGCGCTCTCCGACCCCGCCTCGCCCCTGCCGCACACGATGCCCGACGCGGCCCGGTTCACCGAAGGGATGCGGGCGCTCGGTCTCCACGACGGGGACACGGTCGTCGTCTACGACGCGGTGGGGATCTACTCCAGCGCCCGCGCCTGGTGGATGCTCCGGGCGATGGGCTTCGACCGGGTCGCGGTCCTCGACGGCGGGCTGCCCGCCTGGACCGCCGCCGGACTGCCGACGGAGAGCGGCGTGCCCGCCGCCCCGCCGCCCGGCGGCTTCACGGCCGTGCCCCGGCCCGGGATGATCGTCGGCGCCGACGAGGTGGCGGCGGCCCTGGCCGACCCGGCGGCGGCCGTGTTCGACGCGAGGACGGCGGAGCGTTTTCTCGGAACGGCTCCGGAGCCGCGCGCGGGGCTGCGGGGCGGCCATATGCCCGGGGCGGTGAGCCTGCCCTTCGGTGAACTCCAGGACGGGGGCCGGATGCGGCCCCCGGCGGAGCTGCGTGCGGTGTTCGCCGCCCTGGCCGGTGAGCGGGAACGGCTGTTCTTCAGCTGCGGGTCGGGGGTCACCGCCTGCGTCCTGACGCTGGGCGCCGCGCTGGCCGGATACCGCGAGCCGGCGGTGTACGACGGGTCGTGGAGCGAGTGGGGGCTGCCCTCGGGGGGCCGCCCGGTGGTGACGGGCCCGGACACACCTGACCCGGACACCCTCTGA